A stretch of the Lactuca sativa cultivar Salinas chromosome 9, Lsat_Salinas_v11, whole genome shotgun sequence genome encodes the following:
- the LOC111892822 gene encoding fimbrin-1 produces the protein MSRFEGVLISDHWLQSQFTQVQLHSLKSKFIALKNQNGQVLVEDLPALFLKLKPFNDMFTEDEIRDVLQSSGSDTSNKVEFEEFLRAYVTLQSKVVNKSGDSKNSSSFLNATTTTLLHTIDESEKKSYVAHINSYLRDDPFMKQFLPIDPATNALFELARDGVLLCKLINVAVPNTIDERAINTKRILNPWERNENHTLCLNSAKAIGCTVVNIGTQDLIEGRPHLVLGLISQIIKIQLLADLNLRKTPQLVELVEDNNDVEELMGLAPEKLLLKWMNFHLKKAGYKKPVTNFSSDLKDGEAYAYLLNVLAPEHGNPATLDAKDPVQRADLVLHHAEKMDCKRYLTPKDIVEGSSNLNLAFVAQIFHQRNGLSTDNKKISFAEMMTDDVQMSRDERCFRLWINSFGISSYVNNLFEDVRNGWVLLEVLDKVSPGSVNWKQSSKPPIKMPFRKVENCNQVIKIGTQLKFSLVNLAGNDFVQGNKKLILAFLWQLMRFHMLQLLKNLRSHSQGKEITDGDILKWANKKVKNTGRTSQIESFKDKQLSSGIFFLQLLSAVEPRVVNWNLVTKGASDEEKKLNATYIISVARKLGCSIFLLPEDIMEVNQKMILMLTASIMYWSLQRSRDKSESELELELESSPASVLEIPEASPESSSVNGDRDNFTGVEISKLSIDDNGVMSMVENSDTLLQ, from the exons ATGTCTAGATTTGAAGGAGTTCTTATTTCTGATCATTGGCTACAAAGCCAGTTTACTCAAGTTCAACTTCATAGCCTCAAATCCAAG TTTATAGCATTGAAGAATCAAAATGGGCAAGTTCTTGTTGAGGATTTGCCAGCTTTGTTTCTGAAATTGAAgcctttcaatgacatgtttacaGAGGATGAAATCAGGGATGTGTTACAATCATCTGGTTCTGATACTAGTAACAAAgtggaatttgaagaatttctcaGG GCTTATGTAACTCTGCAATCAAAAGTTGTGAACAAATCGGGTGACTCAAAGAACTCATCTTCCTTTCTTAATGCAACAACCACAACACTACTTCACACAATTGATGAATCAGAAAAGAAATCTTATGTTGCTCATATCAATAGCTATCTTAGGGATGATCCATTTATGAAGCAGTTTCTTCCCATAGATCCTGCTACAAATGCCTTGTTTGAGCTTGCTAGAGATGGAGTTCTTCTATG TAAACTTATCAATGTAGCTGTTCCGAATACAATAGATGAAAGAGCTATCAACACAAAGAGAATACTGAACCCTTGGGAAAGAAATGAAAATCATACTCTTTGCCTCAATTCTGCTAAGGCTATAGGATGCACAGTGGTCAATATTGGCACACAGGATCTCATTGAGGGAAGA CCTCATTTGGTACTTGGTCTAATCTCTCAAATCATAAAG ATCCAACTCCTTGCAGATCTTAACCTTAGGAAGACACCACAGCTTGTGGAACTTGTGGAGGACAACAAT GATGTGGAGGAGCTTATGGGATTAGCACCCGAAAAACTGTTACTAAAATGGATGAACTTTCATCTTAAAAAAGCAGGTTACAAGAAACCTGTAACAAATTTCTCATCTGATCTTAAG GATGGAGAAGCGTATGCATATCTGCTCAATGTTCTTGCCCCTGAACATGGAAATCCAGCCACTCTTGATGCTAAGGATCCTGTCCAAAGGGCAGATTTGGTACTTCACCATGCGGAAAAAATGGATTGCAAAAGATACTTGACTCCAAAGGACATAGTTGAAGGCTCATCGAATCTTAATCTTGCATTTGTTGCACAAATATTCCACCAAAG GAATGGCCTATCAACTGATAACAAAAAGATTTCTTTTGCTGAAATGATGACAGATGATGTGCAAATGTCTAGAGATGAAAGGTGCTTTAGACTTTGGATCAATAGTTTTGGAATTTCTTCTTATGTCAACAACTTGTTTGAAGATGTCAGAAACGG ATGGGTACTTTTGGAAGTTTTAGACAAAGTTTCTCCAGGATCAGTTAACTGGAAGCAATCATCAAAACCCCCTATTAAGATGCCATTTAGAAAAGTCGAAAATTGCAATCAAGTCATTAAGATTGGAACTCAATTGAAATTTTCACTTGTGAATTTAGCTGGAAATGATTTCGTTCAAGGGAATAAGAAACTCATACTTG CTTTCTTATGGCAATTAAtgagatttcacatgcttcaaCTTTTGAAGAACTTGAGATCACATTCACAAGGGAAGGAGATAACAGATGGGGATATTTTGAAGTGGGCAAACAAAAAAGTGAAAAACACAGGAAGAACATCTCAAATAGAGAGTTTTAAG GATAAACAGCTCTCAAGTGGCATATTTTTCCTTCAGCTTTTGAGTGCAGTAGAGCCCAGGGTTGTCAACTGGAACCTTGTAACCAAGGGTGCAAGTG ATGAGGAAAAGAAGTTGAATGCAACTTACATAATCAGTGTTGCCCGAAAGCTAGGGTGCTCGATTTTCTTGCTGCCTGAAGACATCATGGAG GTGAATCAGAAGATGATACTTATGCTGACAGCCAGCATTATGTACTGGAGTCTGCAACGATCTCGTGATAAGTCGGAAtcggaattggaattggaattggaatcaTCTCCGGCATCGGTTTTGGAGATTCCGGAAGCATCACCGGAATCATCTTCGGTGAATGGGGATCGTGATAACTTCACGGGTGTTGAGATATCCAAGTTGTCGATTGATGATAATGGGGTTATGTCGATGGTAGAAAATAGTGACACTTTGTTGCAATAA